One window of Nymphaea colorata isolate Beijing-Zhang1983 chromosome 11, ASM883128v2, whole genome shotgun sequence genomic DNA carries:
- the LOC116264753 gene encoding uncharacterized protein LOC116264753, whose translation MVFFCFLVDQRRTMESSKPLAGLCSRCGAGARVADMKTSTRFCSVPFYSRSWKAIICSFCGAVLKSYA comes from the coding sequence atggtgTTCTTCTGCTTCTTGGTAGACCAGAGGAGGACGATGGAGAGCAGCAAGCCTTTGGCCGGGCTCTGCTCGAGGTGCGGAGCAGGAGCACGAGTTGCAGACATGAAAACGTCGACGCGGTTCTGCAGCGTCCCTTTCTACTCCCGCTCCTGGAAGGCCATCATCTGCTCCTTCTGCGGCGCCGTCCTCAAGTCCTACGCCTGA